A section of the Ogataea parapolymorpha DL-1 chromosome II, whole genome shotgun sequence genome encodes:
- a CDS encoding Protein DBF4 yields the protein MNHASDLRQGSKRTPLKESSKSALNSNAAPKKSLLDQKLDLTNPALNESMKSLAAPPVPAKKQSNRMTGAELKDWQQSWRKILKASVVYFENDEGRNEKEKERAKLALQSLGATIERFFSENVTIIVSRRPYHKHADYPMGDIFRIAKRNELKVWTYEKVFRFMNHLGEPIPEDESSLKKKLSSLLKNEKLFGPNDRDPNAKRDDIKYFTGYYFYVYDLRQQTRPIVIKEWPTNAADFPKLTKSTNGRSLFIEDTHTGNSEKRHRRRMQYLEETKDYRQKIIEASGLPNEPALSYEERLQYKRMWEESYYGAPIIEPEQKKRKVLEELNENSEIPEVNKKPMAPPANLYRDDSTIEVSQNKVGNEYGEIEASGVVQTQSGSNAISGQGYVNGVGNGLGPSHSLVFNKKIANEKKKMMTFAPLPASQRKESPLKVFKVRKEDRVIRVINVKKDSKFISSEDARRLSSQAKDSNGPVQTPDLNTHKEESKTPDQSLDVSFGPALKQEEECKLGPPHNKIIETPVDKVKLKDEKNDLMSPINNQLFRQSLQPKQKKVKEITNLPPVRKSKTEAKPGYCENCRVKYDDFDEHILMDKHRHFATNDDNFKDIDRLIEDVRITRLMGL from the coding sequence ATGAATCACGCTTCTGATTTACGACAAGGCTCGAAGCGGACTCCACTAAAAGAGTCTTCAAAATCCGCGCTCAACTCAAATGCAGCACCTAAAAAGTCGCTTTTAGATCAAAAATTAGACCTCACAAATCCTGCTCTAAATGAATCCATGAAAAGCCTTGCGGCGCCGCCGGTACCGGCCAAAAAGCAGTCCAATCGAATGACGGGCGCTGAATTAAAAGACTGGCAACAAAGTTGGCGAAAGATATTGAAAGCAAGTGTCGTCTATTTTGAAAACGACGAGGGTAGGaacgagaaggagaaggaacGAGCTAAACTAGCACTACAATCTTTGGGTGCCACTATCGAAAGATTCTTCAGCGAGAATGTCACAATCATTGTCTCAAGACGACCATACCACAAACATGCAGATTACCCAATGGGAGATATATTTCGCATTGCAAAGAGGAATGAATTGAAGGTCTGGACCTACGAGAAGGTGTTCCGTTTCATGAATCACCTTGGTGAACCTATTCCGGAAGACGAGTCCTCTCTCAAAAAGAAACTGTCatctcttttgaagaacgaaaagctttttggcCCTAACGACCGCGACCCCAATGCCAAAAGAGATGATATCAAGTACTTTACAGGGTACTACTTTTATGTTTATGATTTACGACAACAAACAAGGCCGATTGTCATAAAAGAATGGCCTACAAATGCTGCCgactttccaaaacttACAAAGTCAACCAACGGTAGGTCTTTATTCATTGAAGACACTCATACTGGCAACTCCGAGAAACGGCACAGGCGGCGCATGCAATATCTCGAAGAAACAAAGGATTACCGTCAGAAGATCATTGAAGCATCCGGTCTTCCAAACGAGCCTGCATTGAGTTACGAAGAGCGACTGCAATACAAACGGATGTGGGAAGAATCTTACTATGGCGCACCAATAATAGAgccagagcagaaaaagagaaaggTCCTTGAAGAACTTAACGAGAACTCAGAGATCCCAGAGGTGAATAAGAAGCCTAtggctcctccagcaaatCTCTATCGCGACGATTCGACGATTGAAGTTTCGCAGAACAAGGTCGGAAACGAGTACGGTGAGATTGAGGCCTCAGGTGTTGTTCAAACTCAGTCAGGATCGAATGCAATATCTGGTCAGGGCTATGTTAATGGAGTGGGCAACGGCTTGGGCCCTTCGCATTCCTTAGttttcaacaagaagatTGCGAatgagaagaagaaaatgatGACTTTTGCTCCATTACCTGCCTCTCAGAGGAAGGAATCGCCACTAAAGGTATTCAAAGTCAGAAAGGAAGACAGAGTCATTCGGGTCATCAATGTCAAAAAAGACTCAAAGTTTATTAGTTCAGAGGATGCTAGACGTTTATCATCGCAAGCGAAAGACTCTAATGGTCCAGTGCAGACTCCTGATTTGAACACACACAAGGAAGAATCTAAGACTCCAGATCAGTCATTGGACGTTTCTTTTGGCCCAGCTTTGAAACAGGAAGAGGAGTGCAAACTTGGACCACCACATAACAAGATCATCGAGACCCCAGTTGATAAAGTGAAACTGAAAGATGAGAAGAATGATCTGATGTCGCCCATTAATAACCAGTTGTTCCGACAATCGCTGCAAccaaagcagaagaaagTCAAAGAAATCACCAATTTACCTCCAGTGCGCAAATCTAAAACGGAAGCAAAGCCAGGTTATTGTGAGAACTGTCGAGTCAAGTacgacgactttgacgagCATATTCTCATGGATAAGCATAGGCATTTTGCTACAAACGATGATAACTTCAAGGATATCGATAGGTTAATTGAAGACGTCAGGATTACACGTTTGATGGGATTATAA
- a CDS encoding Ubiquitin-conjugating enzyme E2: MATHAAAKRLWKEYKDISNPRTGLKQVHVEIEDDNIFLWNVALIVIDKDADYNGAYLKGQLKFPSNYPFSPPGFKFTPPIYHPNVYNDGRLCISILHESGNDQNDEPDNETWSPAQSVESVLLSIISLLEDPNISSPANVDAAIAFKKHRDEYRKRISVEVARSQANIPKDFVMPNAEDLKHNLKEEEERQDDEDWWEDNYYEAEDDYEDDEEDMEYDEEDQVLESDE; this comes from the coding sequence ATGGCAACACACGCAGCGGCCAAACGACTCTGGAAGGAATACAAGGATATATCTAATCCGAGGACCGGATTAAAACAAGTTCATGTTGAAatcgaggacgacaacATTTTCCTATGGAACGTTGCCTTGATTGTCATCGATAAAGACGCAGATTACAACGGAGCTTACTTGAAAGGTCAGCTCAAGTTCCCCTCCAATTATCCGTTTTCTCCACCGGGATTCAAATTTACACCACCTATTTACCATCCGAATGTTTATAATGACGGGCGACTTTGTATTTCCATTTTACACGAATCGGGAAACGACCAGAACGACGAACCAGATAACGAGACATGGTCACCAGCTCAAAGCGTGGAGTCCGTGCTGCTTTCCATCATCTCCTTATTAGAAGACCCTAACATATCCAGCCCTGCAAATGTCGACGCAGCTATTGCATTTAAGAAACACAGAGACGAATACCGCAAGCGTATTTCCGTGGAGGTGGCAAGATCACAGGCTAATATCCCCAAGGATTTTGTGATGCCTAACGCTGAAGATCTGAAACATAACctcaaagaggaagaggagcGCCAGGATGATGAGGACTGGTGGGAGGATAATTACTATGAGGCGGAGGACGACTATGAAgatgacgaggaagacATGGAATATGACGAGGAAGACCAAGTTTTGGAGTCGGACGAATAA
- a CDS encoding Ferric reductase (reduces siderophore-bound iron prior to uptake by transporters), with protein sequence MRQILGLVICLIAPGGLALSQKESPFFSCISQSQSLPFDFVPPPGANEFFSPHCQYEPALGTLLICFHDLTSNQTKQDQLLQDSYGVIADYCGRLGGANLDVQTFERRYQNATKYVLSENEARSHNLSTPIRSPVRLNLTTVLTYADSFSLFAGNFAWAYDFSTIMCMFWVVTLGLIGIFNHFKHFRWNNKLKGGILDTFRGYIALPTLNGKHFQPWNMFGSLGEWAPFKLFDSLIPTTQESIIVFLYCIMVIISSSVGYTLQDQSALLGAKDLQYYRYVADRTGILAFAQLPALFLFGGRNNILINLTGLQFNTFIIFHKWISRAMVILAALHAYAFREYTIIRGHYEKVSQETLWFFGRRALEAGILIILQAIYFFRSRWYELFLAVHIILALIFIVGAYFHCKSIGYLEWTYASMGVWALDRVWRLMKIYRFGIPKATFKLHFETIVISIPKPDHWKPYPGCFVYLYILSPSVSWKLWESHPFTIYSVGNEVRIYIKKKDGMTQKLYDYLLAAGESQLRVAVEGPYGHASSLESYDNILLLAGGNGVPGPYYHCMHHLEQAQSKGWRKKIHFVWISPYFTALRWFGRELLDLQTKDQHNYVSKDIYLTRENKLVQKTSSDTKPTNSRTPLISISSEELMARVMGQLSEEHLADYNVHKMRPDVSKLISSVLEEAEVEGHRNGLAIVVCGSDILVDTIRDVVAHKVGTSGKEMRIDLFEELQVW encoded by the coding sequence ATGAGACAAATTCTCGGGCTTGTGATCTGCTTGATCGCCCCAGGAGGATTGGCACTCAGTCAGAAGGAGTCCCCCTTCTTCTCCTGTATATCGCAGTCTCAAAGCTTACCGTTTGACTTCGTGCCACCACCAGGTGCAAATGAATTTTTTAGCCCCCATTGCCAGTACGAGCCTGCCTTGGGCACTCTGTTGATCTGTTTCCATGATCTGACCTCCAACCAGACTAAACAGGATCAGCTTTTACAGGATTCTTATGGCGTCATAGCGGATTACTGCGGTCGACTCGGAGGAGCCAATCTGGACGTACAAACATTCGAAAGGAGGTATCAGAACGCAACAAAGTACGTCCTTTCTGAAAACGAGGCTCGGTCGCATAATCTCAGCACGCCAATCCGTTCTCCTGTGCGTCTAAACCTCACCACAGTGTTGACGTACGCGGACTCGTTTTCGCTGTTTGCAGGAAACTTTGCTTGGGCATATGATTTTTCCACCATAATGTGCATGTTTTGGGTGGTGACCTTAGGCTTGATCGGAATTTTCAACCATTTCAAACACTTTCGATGGAACAACAAGCTTAAAGGAGGCATACTCGACACCTTTAGGGGTTACATCGCTTTGCCCACGCTGAATGGCAAGCATTTCCAGCCATGGAATATGTTCGGGTCTCTTGGCGAATGGGCCCCcttcaagctctttgacAGCTTGATCCCAACCACACAGGAATCCATCATTGTCTTCCTGTATTGCATCATGGTCATAATATCGTCTTCTGTCGGCTACACACTGCAAGATCAAAGTGCTCTTTTGGGAGCAAAAGATTTACAGTATTATAGATACGTTGCCGATAGAACAGGCATTCTCGCCTTCGCACAGTTGCCTGCCCTATTTTTGTTCGGGGGCAGAAACAACATTCTCATTAATTTAACCGGATTGCAGTTCAACACATTCATTATCTTTCACAAGTGGATCTCAAGGGCAATGGTGATTTTGGCTGCGTTGCACGCCTATGCGTTTAGAGAGTACACAATTATTCGCGGCCACTACGAGAAAGTCTCACAGGAGACGCTCTGGTTCTTTGGTCGTCGAGCATTAGAGGCTGGCATCCTCATTATCCTGCAAGCCATTTATTTCTTCCGCAGCCGGTGGTACGAactgtttctggctgtACACATTATTTTGGCCCTGATTTTCATTGTGGGGGCATATTTCCATTGCAAAAGTATCGGATACCTGGAATGGACTTATGCCAGCATGGGAGTGTGGGCGCTTGACAGGGTTTGGAGACTCATGAAGATTTACAGATTTGGTATTCCAAAGGCCACTTTCAAGCTCCATTTTGAGACCATTGTGATCAGCATTCCAAAGCCTGACCACTGGAAACCATACCCGGGCTGTTTTGTCTATCTATACATTCTCTCACCTTCTGTCTCTTGGAAATTATGGGAAAGCCATCCGTTCACTATTTATTCTGTTGGGAATGAAGTGCGGATTTATATTAAAAAGAAAGACGGAATGACGCAGAAACTGTACGATTATTTGCTGGCAGCTGGTGAGTCGCAGTTGCGGGTCGCTGTCGAAGGCCCTTACGGGCATGCCTCGAGCCTCGAGAGCTACGATAATATTCTCCTTCTTGCAGGAGGTAATGGTGTTCCGGGCCCATACTACCATTGCATGCATCATCTGGAACAAGCCCAATCCAAAGGTTGGCGGAAAAAGATACATTTTGTCTGGATATCTCCATATTTTACAGCTCTCAGATGGTTTGGCCGCGAACTATTGGACCTCCAGACAAAAGATCAACATAATTATGTGTCAAAAGATATCTATCTCACCagagaaaataaattggTGCAGAAGACATCGAGCGATACAAAACCGACAAACTCCAGAACTCCATTAATATCAATTAGCAGCGAGGAGCTAATGGCACGCGTCATGGGCCAGCTATCAGAAGAGCATCTTGCTGACTACAACGTCCACAAGATGAGGCCCGATGTTTCCAAGCTTATTTCTTCagttctggaggaggcagaggtGGAGGGCCACCGGAACGGTCTTGCTATTGTTGTTTGCGGCTCAGACATTCTGGTGGACACCATACGGGATGTTGTGGCGCATAAGGTTGGCACCTCAGGCAAGGAGATGCGCATAGACCTGTTTGAGGAGCTTCAAGTATGGTAG
- a CDS encoding UDP-N-acetylglucosamine transferase subunit ALG14: MDERHFTLAASVVLLTLLASIGRLIYILPSCHNTFGYAQKSTVTSKSVLILLGSGGHTGEMIRILRQFEHFDHLKRQYAVADSDETSLSSIRSLEESPSVITIPRARNIGEGKLSAVFRSSKAFISTFLLFASMKQYPDVFLCNGPGTAIPIAYVLFFFKYLGRCRTKIIYVESLARVNNLSLTGKLILPIADRVLVQWSQLAKKYKRCEYYGILV; the protein is encoded by the coding sequence ATGGATGAACGCCATTTCACGCTTGCAGCCTCTGTAGTGCTGTTGACGCTATTGGCTTCAATTGGCCGGCTAATCTACATTCTTCCCAGCTGTCATAACACATTTGGCTATGCTCAGAAATCAACAGTGACCTCAAAGTCCGTGCTGATCCTGCTGGGCTCTGGGGGCCACACAGGAGAGATGATCCGAATCTTGCGCCAGTTTGAGCATTTCGATCACCTCAAACGTCAATATGCAGTTGCAGATTCAGATGAAACATCACTCAGTAGCATTCGCAGCCTGGAAGAGTCTCCATCTGTCATCACCATCCCCAGAGCCCGCAATATTGGAGAGGGCAAGCTTTCTGCTGTTTTCCGCTCATCAAAAGCATTCATATCGACGTTTCTCCTTTTTGCATCCATGAAGCAATACCCAGACGTGTTCCTGTGCAATGGACCGGGCACAGCTATTCCAATAGCGTAtgtgctattttttttcaagtaTCTGGGTCGTTGCAGGACAAAAATCATTTACGTGGAAAGCCTTGCCAGGGTCAACAACCTCAGTCTCACAGGGAAGCTAATTCTTCCGATAGCCGATAGAGTGTTGGTGCAGTGGagccagctcgccaaaaagTATAAACGATGCGAATATTACGGTATATTAGTCTAG
- a CDS encoding Zinc cluster transcriptional activator, giving the protein MPPPSPPGSKPKIIKAPGSNTIRVSVACDRCRKKKIKCFYEEGEEVDPNGRTQCANCKAVGLDCIFTDKLARKAFPRGYTESLEERVRELEFENKKLHKLLKMRAENPDVKANSPEEHKPSTTLLNDENLSLLNKQKVYKSLEEHLHDETCNCGNFPHSVHNRPVSIAGSVDIDKGELSDDDVSLYSASMSSNLHYTQNVDDLRNRYGYNSFEQVNAPGAAAAVSLQNKLRTKHFLNLANLIATSIPRTTEETLFIPSLLAKVVSVHGFNSKAPYLTSKSIALLKEAYDEDKRYSRFPSMFENVKFNELSPEDSKKFFQGLNLPNHVNLDLCISIFFETWNQVTPVLNKDVFMSNYMKFNKSREANFEDGEMYGMEKFGEMLIIITTLVMLGQERNTMYAHNKDPTASHSELLQFYDHLIKQFIHSSINSLCSITSLQLTTLELLYCLTTADLNTSYELRGKLITMAQQLRLHRCPAAVLGYNGSKVSKLQQGERRILFWCIYNLDSFSALILGVPRLLKDHEIECALPSSSSTDGTDINLITFNNTQLSLVGKVSDLALSVMRYSKVMGAIVDAIFKRSSNEPKRANVGESSALILEDLLDTWRKDLAPSLSFESDLNTTDMEKLSEGQLTLMYLYFQAKALIYMPLMATETTNFKNSACYIAIQQSATAILAITKTLNTEKFHFYHLPLPINASRQKARFALLAAKGALEYTRGGALFQDAKSLLTSVIADLKFETDIAFLGCLSRLCMEHLENAIEAILGPPKANSPSQQTADIKKEKKKSSALRNKLSSPIKKEEDNVAINDIFSAKTSPPQMKPQYQYQTLQDQLRDPSPMQQQYPSSQEQQSHLSHLYPMMSVHQQTQQQQPQFPLPPDQTGFSHPETRSYTDLMMLNDFGVDASLGLSLLDFELDDNWQKKQKTDSTVSMQSVKEFVTPEEQMWN; this is encoded by the coding sequence ATGCCGCCTCCATCGCCGCCAGGTTCAAAACCGAAGATTATTAAAGCTCCGGGCTCAAACACTATTCGAGTGTCGGTTGCCTGCGATCGTTGTCGtaagaagaaaatcaagtgTTTCTATGaggaaggagaagaagtgGATCCAAATGGACGCACGCAATGTGCCAATTGTAAAGCCGTGGGGCTCGATTGTATTTTTACTGACAAGCTGGCTCGAAAAGCATTTCCGAGAGGATATACAGAGTCTTTGGAAGAGAGGGTGCGAGAGCTGGAATTTGAGAATAAGAAGCTGCACAAACTGCTGAAAATGCGTGCTGAAAACCCAGACGTTAAAGCAAACTCTCCAGAGGAGCATAAACCTTCAACAACGCTGCTAAATGACGAGAATTTGTCtttgctcaacaagcagaAAGTGTACAAGTCATTGGAAGAACATCTGCATGACGAGACGTGCAATTGCGGAAATTTCCCACATTCAGTCCACAACAGACCTGTTTCCATTGCTGGTTCGGTTGACATAGACAAGGGAGAACTAAGCGATGACGACGTGTCTCTGTACTCAGCATCGATGTCCTCCAATTTGCACTACACCCAGAACGTAGATGACCTGCGCAATCGATATGGCTACAACTCCTTTGAGCAGGTGAACGCtccaggagcagcagcagctgtgTCTCTCCAAAACAAGTTGCGAACTAAGCATTTTCTAAACCTTGCAAACCTGATTGCGACATCAATTCCCCGGACGACCGAGGAAACACTATTTATTCCATCTTTGCTGGCCAAAGTTGTGAGTGTTCATGGATTTAATTCAAAAGCTCCATATCTCACTTCAAAGTCGATTGCACTGCTCAAGGAGGCATATGACGAGGATAAGAGGTATTCGCGTTTCCCGTCGATGTTTGAAAATGTCAAGTTCAACGAACTTTCACCCGAGGACTCCAAAAAATTCTTTCAGGGCCTGAACCTCCCCAACCATGTCAATTTGGACCTCTGCATATCCATCTTTTTTGAGACATGGAACCAAGTGACCCCggtgctcaacaaggaTGTTTTTATGAGCAACTATATGAAGTTCAACAAAAGCCGCGAAGCAAATTTTGAAGACGGAGAGATGTACGGAATGGAGAAATTTGGTGAGATGCTGATTATCATCACGACGCTCGTGATGCTCGGCCAGGAGCGCAATACCATGTATGCACATAATAAGGACCCAACCGCCAGTCACTCCGAGCTTTTGCAATTCTACGATCATCTCATCAAGCAATTCATCCACTCCAGCATCAACTCCCTCTGCTCCATTACTTCCTTGCAACTAACGACTCTTGAATTGCTATACTGTCTTACTACTGCCGACCTGAACACCAGCTATGAGCTTCGCGGAAAACTCATTACCATGGCTCAACAGCTACGGTTGCACAGATGTCCTGCCGCTGTGCTGGGCTACAATGGATCCAAGGTCTCGAAACTACAACAGGGAGAACGCAGAATTCTTTTCTGGTGTATCTACAACCTCGACTCCTTCAGTGCACTGATTTTGGGAGTTCCTAGACTGCTCAAGGATCACGAAATCGAGTGCGCTCTTCcatcgtcctcgtcaactGACGGCACAGATATCAACCTTATCACCTTCAATAATACTCAGCTGTCTCTGGTTGGAAAGGTCAGTGACTTGGCTTTGAGCGTCATGAGATATTCAAAAGTTATGGGAGCAATTGTGGACGCGATTTTCAAACGGAGCAGCAACGAGCCAAAGCGCGCGAACGTTGGTGAATCGTCTGCACTAATTTTAGAGGATCTGCTTGATACGTGGAGGAAGGACCTTGCACCTTCGCTGAGTTTCGAGAGCGATCTGAACACAACCGACATGGAGAAGCTCAGCGAGGGACAGTTGACGCTCATGTATCTCTACTTCCAGGCGAAAGCCCTGATATATATGCCCCTGATGGCGACGGAAACGACTAATTTCAAGAACTCGGCCTGCTACATTGCCATCCAGCAGTCTGCAACGGCAATTCTGGCAATCACCAAGACGCTGAACACAGAGAAATTCCATTTCTACCATTTGCCATTGCCCATCAATGCGTCTCGCCAGAAAGCAAGATTTGCTCTGTTGGCTGCAAAAGGAGCATTGGAGTACACCAGAGGCGGTGCGCTTTTCCAGGATGCCAAATCGCTACTAACGTCAGTTATTGCCGACCTGAAATTCGAAACCGACATTGCCTTCCTTGGCTGTTTATCTCGGTTGTGTATGGAacatctggaaaatgcaATTGAGGCTATTTTGGGACCTCCAAAGGCCAATTCCCCTTCGCAGCAAACTGCTGATatcaaaaaggagaagaagaaaagcTCTGCTTTGCGAAACAAGCTTTCGTCACCGATCAAAAAGGAAGAAGATAACGTGGCTATCAACGATATCTTTTCGGCCAAAACCTCCCCTCCTCAGATGAAGCCGCAATACCAGTATCAAACGCTACAGGACCAACTCAGGGACCCCTCCCCTATGCAACAGCAATATCCGTCCTCACAAGAGCAACAATCGCACTTGTCCCATCTTTATCCAATGATGAGCGTTCACCAGCAGAcacagcaacaacagccGCAATTCCCGCTTCCACCTGACCAGACCGGGTTTTCGCACCCAGAAACGAGGTCTTATACGGATTTGATGATGCTCAATGATTTTGGGGTGGATGCCTCGCTGGGATTATCATTACTAGACTTTGAGTTGGATGATAACTGGcaaaagaagcagaagacAGACAGCACCGTCAGCATGCAGAGTGTGAAGGAGTTTGTCACGCCCGAGGAGCAAATGTGGAATTGA